A DNA window from Solanum lycopersicum chromosome 3, SLM_r2.1 contains the following coding sequences:
- the LOC101253066 gene encoding RING-H2 finger protein ATL22, which produces MELHKTIALFFLLCYLISTTVVVASTGCFTSACSKDEPLIRFPFRLRNYQSLDCGYPGFNLFCDALNRTIIRLPGSPGEFTIEAINYSTQELWLNDRNNCLPQLLLNLNLSSSPFLGVYYQDFTLFNCSFDHTTLKLNPIGCLSGSNYTVYATSSMRGFDLLSKSNCKSIGTLPVPVQWPFFEQVVSSDLSGDILLTWDNPDCRICALRGGRCSLKRTPFNREIICENSRGIAFPRGARYAIIVGAGVPAMLFLIGLLCFISGRIRSCRRRAQPVLEFSSAVTPQPIVFTGLDGPTIESYPKTILGESRRLPKPDDNICPICLAEYQPKETLRTIPECLHCFHADCIDEWLRLNASCPVCRNSPMCVHGTDF; this is translated from the exons atggAATTGCATAAAACAATTGCTCTGTTTTTTCTCTTGTGCTATTTAATTAGCACAACAGTCGTAGTTGCTAGCACAGGTTGCTTCACATCTGCATGTAGCAAAGATGAACCATTAATCCGATTCCCTTTTCGTCTCCGTAATTATCAATCCCTAGATTGTGGCTATCCAGGATTCAACTTATTCTGCGATGCATTAAATCGAACAATTATTCGATTACCAGGTTCGCCAGGAGAATTCACAATCGAAGCTATAAATTATTCTACACAGGAATTATGGCTTAACGATCGTAACAATTGCCTTCCTCAGCTTCTCCTCAACTTAAATCTCTCTTCTTCCCCTTTTTTGGGAGTTTATTATCAGGATTTCACATTGTTCAATTGCTCCTTTGATCATACGACGCTCAAGCTAAATCCAATAGGTTGTTTGAGTGGTTCCAATTATACTGTTTATGCTACATCTTCTATGAGGGGATTTGACTTGTTGTCAAAATCAAATTGTAAATCGATTGGAACTTTACCGGTTCCTGTACAGTGGCCTTTCTTCGAACAGGTGGTGTCCTCAGATCTTAGTGGTGATATCTTGCTCACATGGGATAATCCAGATTGTAGAATTTGTGCGTTAAGAGGTGGAAGATGTAGTTTGAAGAGGACACCGTTTAATCGAGAAATCATTTGTGAAAACAGTCGTGGAATTG CATTTCCTAGAGGCGCGCGCTACGCTATAATTGTGGGAGCTGGAGTACCAGCAATGTTATTCTTAATTGGGCTTCTATGTTTCATAAGTGGAAGGATAAGGTCTTGCAGGAGAAGAGCCCAACCAGTCCTAGAATTCAGCTCTGCGGTTACACCACAACCCATCGTATTTACGGGCCTAGATGGGCCCACAATAGAATCTTATCCCAAAACTATATTGGGAGAGAGCAGACGTTTGCCCAAGCCCGATGATAATATTTGCCCAATTTGTTTGGCTGAATATCAGCCCAAAGAGACTTTAAGGACCATTCCTGAATGCCTACACTGTTTCCATGCAGACTGCATAGATGAATGGCTTCGATTAAATGCTTCTTGTCCAGTTTGCCGCAATTCCCCTATGTGTGTTCATGGTACCGACTTTTGA